A stretch of the Clostridiales bacterium genome encodes the following:
- a CDS encoding transposase, with product MRSWICPDCGKYHDRDTNAAINIRNEGMRVVNALV from the coding sequence ATTAGATCTTGGATTTGTCCAGATTGTGGTAAGTATCATGATAGAGATACTAATGCTGCAATAAATATAAGAAACGAAGGCATGAGAGTAGTAAATGCCTTAGTATAA
- a CDS encoding type II toxin-antitoxin system YafQ family toxin, whose amino-acid sequence MYKIVFTKKMRRDVKLAKKRGKDITKLAKVLDMIAQKVDLPIKYKDHQLNGELSDFRECHIEPDWLLVYQYLDDILVVVATATVTHADLFGM is encoded by the coding sequence ATGTATAAAATAGTATTTACGAAGAAAATGAGAAGAGATGTCAAGCTAGCGAAAAAGAGAGGGAAAGATATAACTAAGTTAGCAAAAGTATTAGATATGATTGCACAGAAGGTAGATTTGCCAATCAAGTACAAAGATCATCAACTAAATGGTGAGCTGTCTGATTTTAGAGAGTGTCACATAGAACCAGATTGGTTGTTAGTGTATCAGTATTTAGATGATATACTTGTTGTAGTAGCAACAGCGACAGTAACACATGCAGATTTGTTTGGAATGTGA